In Mycobacterium sp. JS623, one genomic interval encodes:
- the tal gene encoding transaldolase: MAQNANLAALSAQGVSVWLDDLSRDRLQTGNLQELIDTKSVVGVTTNPSIFQAALSKGSAYDDQVKELAERGADVEATIRTVTTDDVRNACDVLAKQYELSDGVDGRVSIEVDPRMAQDTDKTILQAIELWKIVDRPNLLIKIPATMAGLPAITAVIAEGISVNVTLIFSVERHRAVMDAYLAGLEKAKEAGHDLSKIHSVASFFVSRVDTEIDKRLEKIGGDEALGLRGKAGVANARLAYAAYEEVFLGGSRYEALKADGARVQRPLWASTGVKNPDYSDTLYVTELVAPNTVNTMPEKTIDAVADHGVITGDTVTGTADAAQAVFDELSGVGVDLPDVFKLLEDEGVEKFEKSWLELLEATQAQLDAANK, from the coding sequence ATGGCTCAAAACGCAAACCTTGCAGCCCTTTCCGCGCAAGGCGTCTCAGTATGGCTCGACGATCTCTCCCGGGACCGGCTGCAGACCGGCAACCTGCAGGAGCTGATCGACACCAAGAGCGTGGTCGGTGTGACCACCAACCCGTCGATCTTCCAGGCAGCGCTGTCCAAAGGCAGCGCCTATGACGACCAGGTGAAAGAACTCGCCGAGCGCGGCGCCGACGTAGAAGCCACCATCCGCACCGTCACCACCGACGACGTGCGCAACGCCTGCGACGTGCTGGCCAAGCAGTACGAGTTGTCCGACGGCGTGGATGGCCGCGTGTCGATCGAGGTGGACCCACGCATGGCGCAGGACACCGACAAGACGATCCTGCAGGCGATCGAGCTGTGGAAGATCGTCGACCGGCCGAACCTGTTGATCAAGATCCCCGCGACGATGGCAGGCCTGCCCGCCATCACCGCCGTTATCGCCGAAGGGATTTCGGTGAACGTGACGCTGATTTTCTCCGTCGAGCGCCACCGCGCCGTGATGGACGCCTACCTGGCCGGCCTGGAGAAGGCCAAGGAAGCCGGACACGATCTGTCGAAGATCCATTCCGTGGCTTCGTTCTTCGTCTCGCGTGTCGACACCGAGATCGACAAGCGGCTGGAGAAGATCGGCGGAGACGAGGCACTCGGACTGCGCGGCAAGGCCGGCGTCGCGAATGCCCGGCTGGCCTATGCGGCATACGAAGAGGTCTTCCTCGGCGGGTCGCGCTACGAGGCGCTGAAGGCCGACGGTGCACGCGTGCAGCGGCCGCTCTGGGCGTCAACCGGCGTGAAGAATCCGGATTACTCGGACACGCTGTATGTCACCGAGCTAGTGGCACCGAACACCGTGAACACCATGCCGGAGAAGACGATTGATGCGGTCGCCGACCACGGCGTCATCACCGGTGACACCGTCACCGGGACGGCAGACGCGGCACAGGCCGTGTTCGACGAGCTTTCAGGTGTCGGTGTCGATCTACCGGACGTGTTCAAGCTGCTCGAGGACGAGGGTGTGGAGAAGTTCGAGAAGTCCTGGCTTGAGTTGCTCGAAGCGACACAGGCTCAGCTCGACGCCGCCAACAAATGA
- the tkt gene encoding transketolase, producing the protein MTTLDEISTLTRPNHPDDWTELDSQAVDTVRVLAADAVQKVGNGHPGTAMSLAPLAYTLFQRQLRHDPSDPHWLGRDRFVLSCGHSSLTLYIQLYLGGFGLELSDIESLRTWKSKTPGHPEFRHTKGVEITTGPLGQGLASAVGMAMASRYERGLFDPDAAPGTSPFDHYIYVIASDGDIEEGVTSEASSLAGTQQLGNLIVFYDHNEISIEDDTNIALSEDTAARYRAYGWHVQQVEGGENVVGIEEAIAEAKRVTDKPSFISLRTIIGYPAPELMNTGKAHGAALGDEEVAKVKEILGFDPDKTFEVRDEVIEHTRRLVARGKEAHEKWQSEFDAWAQREPDRKALLDRLTAEELPDGWDADLTYWEPGSKPLATRAAFGQVLNDVAPKLPELWGGSADLAGSNNTTIKGVKSFGPASISTKEFTADPYGRVLHFGVREHAMGSILSGIVLHGPTRAFGGTFLQFSDYMRPAVRLASLMNIDTIYIWTHDSIGLGEDGPTHQPIEHLAALRAIPNLSVVRPGDPNETAYAWRTIIARGATAGPVGFILTRQGIPVLEGTDAEGVSKGGYVLGGAPDEDPDVVLIGTGSELQLAVAAQKILADKGITATVVSMPCVEWFESQPAEYRNSVLPPAVSARVAVEAAVAQSWYKLVGDTGEIVSIEHYGESADDKTLFREFGFTPEAVVAAAERSLDN; encoded by the coding sequence GTGACCACTCTCGACGAGATCTCCACCCTCACTCGTCCGAATCACCCCGACGACTGGACCGAGCTGGACTCGCAGGCGGTGGACACGGTCCGCGTGCTGGCGGCGGATGCGGTGCAGAAGGTGGGCAACGGCCATCCGGGCACAGCGATGAGCCTGGCGCCCCTTGCCTACACGCTGTTTCAGCGCCAGCTGCGCCACGACCCCAGCGACCCGCACTGGCTCGGTCGCGACCGCTTCGTGCTGTCATGCGGACACTCCAGCCTCACGCTGTACATCCAGCTGTATCTGGGTGGGTTCGGGCTGGAACTGTCCGACATCGAGTCGCTGCGCACGTGGAAGTCCAAGACGCCGGGCCATCCGGAGTTCCGCCACACCAAGGGTGTGGAGATCACCACCGGCCCGCTGGGCCAGGGGCTTGCCTCGGCCGTCGGAATGGCGATGGCCTCGCGCTACGAGCGCGGCCTGTTCGACCCGGATGCCGCGCCGGGCACCAGCCCGTTCGACCACTACATCTACGTGATCGCCTCCGACGGCGACATCGAAGAGGGCGTCACCAGCGAAGCGTCATCATTGGCGGGCACCCAGCAGCTGGGCAACCTGATCGTGTTCTACGACCACAACGAGATTTCGATCGAGGACGACACCAACATCGCGTTGAGCGAGGACACCGCCGCCCGCTACCGCGCATACGGGTGGCATGTGCAACAGGTCGAGGGCGGCGAGAACGTGGTCGGCATCGAGGAGGCCATCGCCGAGGCCAAGCGGGTCACCGACAAGCCTTCGTTCATCTCGCTGCGCACGATCATCGGCTATCCCGCGCCCGAGCTGATGAACACCGGCAAGGCGCACGGAGCCGCGCTGGGCGACGAAGAGGTCGCGAAGGTCAAGGAGATCCTCGGCTTTGACCCGGACAAGACATTCGAAGTGCGCGACGAGGTCATCGAGCACACCCGCAGGCTGGTCGCGCGCGGCAAGGAAGCACACGAGAAATGGCAGAGCGAGTTCGACGCGTGGGCCCAGCGCGAACCCGACCGCAAGGCGCTGCTGGACCGGCTGACTGCGGAGGAACTGCCCGACGGCTGGGATGCCGACCTGACCTATTGGGAGCCGGGTTCCAAGCCGCTGGCCACCCGCGCGGCCTTCGGTCAGGTACTCAACGACGTCGCACCGAAACTGCCCGAATTGTGGGGCGGCTCAGCGGATCTCGCTGGCAGCAACAACACCACGATAAAGGGCGTCAAGTCGTTCGGCCCCGCATCAATCTCCACGAAGGAGTTCACCGCGGACCCCTACGGCCGCGTGCTGCACTTCGGCGTCCGCGAACACGCGATGGGGTCGATCCTGTCGGGCATCGTGCTGCACGGGCCGACACGCGCGTTCGGCGGCACCTTCCTGCAGTTCTCGGATTACATGCGCCCGGCAGTGCGGTTGGCGTCGCTGATGAACATCGACACCATCTATATCTGGACGCACGACTCGATCGGCCTCGGCGAGGACGGTCCCACCCACCAGCCGATCGAACACCTGGCGGCACTGCGGGCCATCCCCAACCTGTCGGTGGTGCGACCAGGCGACCCGAACGAGACCGCGTACGCGTGGCGCACGATCATCGCGCGTGGCGCGACAGCCGGCCCGGTCGGTTTCATCCTCACCCGACAGGGCATCCCAGTACTGGAGGGCACCGACGCTGAAGGGGTTTCCAAGGGTGGTTACGTGCTCGGTGGTGCACCTGATGAGGACCCCGACGTGGTGCTGATTGGTACGGGGTCGGAGCTGCAGTTGGCCGTGGCCGCACAAAAGATATTGGCCGACAAGGGAATCACCGCGACGGTGGTCTCGATGCCATGCGTCGAGTGGTTCGAATCTCAGCCGGCGGAGTACCGCAACAGCGTGCTTCCCCCGGCGGTGTCAGCGCGTGTTGCGGTGGAGGCCGCAGTCGCGCAGAGCTGGTACAAACTGGTCGGCGACACCGGCGAGATCGTCTCGATTGAGCACTACGGCGAGTCGGCCGACGACAAGACGTTGTTCCGCGAGTTCGGTTTCACCCCAGAGGCAGTGGTGGCCGCCGCAGAACGATCACTAGATAATTAG
- a CDS encoding heme o synthase, with the protein MRIREGSLAEGAPNRITTKLLGYLSLTKPRVIELLLVTTIPAMLLAHRGTVDPLLILNTLFGGMLAAAGANTLNCVADADIDKKMKRTARRPLARDTVPRSHALVFGLALSVGSFFWLWWTTNMLSAHLAGATIAFYVLVYTLLLKRRTSQNVVWGGAAGCMPVMIGWSAVTGTIGWPALVMFAIIFFWTPPHTWALAMRYKEDYQAAGVPMLPAVATEQQVTKQILVYTWLTVISTLVLALATGWLYASVAILAGAWFLVMAHQLYAGVRRGETVKPLRLFLQSNNYLAVVFLALAVDSALALPRLLGH; encoded by the coding sequence GTGAGGATTCGCGAAGGCAGCCTTGCCGAAGGGGCGCCGAACCGAATCACCACCAAACTTCTCGGCTATCTATCCCTGACGAAGCCGCGGGTGATCGAGCTGCTGCTCGTCACCACCATTCCGGCGATGCTGCTGGCTCACCGCGGCACCGTTGATCCGCTGCTCATCCTCAACACCTTGTTTGGCGGAATGCTGGCCGCGGCTGGCGCCAACACGCTGAATTGTGTGGCCGACGCGGACATCGACAAGAAGATGAAGCGGACCGCCCGTCGGCCCCTGGCCAGGGACACGGTGCCGCGCAGTCATGCACTGGTGTTCGGGCTGGCGTTGTCCGTTGGCTCGTTCTTCTGGCTGTGGTGGACGACGAACATGCTGTCCGCACACCTGGCCGGGGCGACCATCGCGTTCTACGTGTTGGTCTACACGCTGCTGCTGAAACGGCGCACCTCGCAGAACGTCGTGTGGGGTGGGGCGGCCGGCTGTATGCCAGTGATGATCGGCTGGTCCGCGGTTACCGGGACCATCGGCTGGCCCGCGCTGGTGATGTTCGCGATCATCTTCTTCTGGACCCCGCCGCACACCTGGGCGCTTGCCATGCGCTACAAGGAGGACTACCAGGCAGCCGGGGTGCCGATGCTGCCCGCGGTGGCCACCGAGCAGCAGGTCACCAAGCAGATCCTCGTGTACACGTGGCTGACGGTGATCTCGACGCTGGTGCTGGCGCTCGCGACCGGTTGGTTGTATGCGTCGGTCGCGATCCTTGCGGGCGCCTGGTTCCTGGTGATGGCGCACCAGCTGTACGCCGGCGTGCGACGCGGTGAGACCGTGAAGCCGCTGCGACTGTTCCTGCAGTCGAACAACTATCTCGCTGTGGTCTTCCTTGCGCTCGCGGTGGATTCGGCCCTGGCGCTGCCGAGGCTGTTAGGGCACTAA
- a CDS encoding quinone oxidoreductase family protein — MKAIEVAETGGPEVLTYVDKDKPSPGSGEVVIKAEAIGVNFIDTYFRSGQYPREVPFIVGTEVCGTVEAVGDDVAALSVGDRVVTAQAVGAYAEYCTAAADFCAYVPDGVGADVAAASLLKGMTAHYLIKSTYPVQEGDAVLVHAGAGGVGLILTQWATSLAVRVITTVSTPEKRELSRKAGAVEVLGYPEDPEEFGATIKDLTDGGVAAVYDGVGADTFDASLASCRVRGTVALFGAASGPVPAFDPQRLNASGSLFLTRPTLAHYTRTPDEFAWRAGELLDTIAAGTINITVSEHYRLEDAEQAHRDLQGRKTVGSVVLVP; from the coding sequence ATGAAGGCCATTGAAGTCGCCGAGACCGGCGGACCCGAAGTCCTGACCTACGTCGACAAAGACAAGCCCTCCCCTGGCTCGGGCGAGGTGGTGATCAAGGCCGAGGCCATCGGCGTGAATTTCATCGACACCTACTTCCGGTCCGGCCAGTATCCGCGCGAGGTGCCGTTCATCGTCGGAACCGAAGTCTGCGGCACCGTCGAGGCCGTCGGCGACGACGTCGCCGCGTTGAGCGTCGGCGATCGCGTCGTCACCGCCCAGGCCGTCGGCGCCTATGCCGAATACTGCACTGCCGCAGCCGATTTCTGCGCGTACGTGCCCGACGGCGTCGGCGCGGATGTGGCCGCCGCTTCCCTGCTCAAAGGGATGACGGCGCACTATTTGATCAAGTCGACGTACCCGGTGCAGGAGGGCGACGCCGTGCTGGTGCACGCCGGCGCAGGAGGCGTCGGGCTGATTCTCACGCAGTGGGCCACCAGCCTCGCCGTGCGCGTGATCACCACGGTGTCGACACCCGAGAAGCGCGAGCTGTCGCGCAAGGCCGGCGCGGTCGAGGTGCTCGGCTACCCCGAGGACCCAGAGGAATTCGGCGCGACGATCAAGGACCTGACCGACGGCGGCGTCGCCGCGGTGTACGACGGCGTCGGCGCGGACACCTTCGATGCGAGCCTGGCCAGTTGCCGGGTCCGCGGCACCGTCGCGCTGTTCGGGGCGGCCAGCGGGCCGGTCCCTGCGTTCGATCCGCAGCGGCTCAATGCGTCGGGTTCGCTGTTTTTGACCCGTCCGACGCTTGCGCATTACACCCGCACACCCGACGAGTTTGCTTGGCGCGCAGGTGAACTGCTCGACACGATCGCTGCGGGCACCATCAACATCACCGTCAGCGAGCACTACCGGCTCGAGGACGCCGAGCAGGCCCACCGCGATTTGCAGGGCCGCAAGACCGTCGGCTCGGTGGTGTTAGTGCCCTAA
- a CDS encoding ATP-grasp domain-containing protein, with the protein MKLAKPDVFHPRIVLAGCPALPEGDGDDDGLVVALRGRGLHARWRSWDDPKTLEADLVILRAAWDYIERLDEFLVWTKRVRNLLNPPQVVLWNIDKRYLADLADAGVPTVPSQFFAPGENVVLPAGEVVVKPAIGAGSVGALRFSDHNEARAHAAALQAEGRTVLVQPYDRRIKHGETALVFLGGRQSHAFTKGPILPPPGQAPVFDESGTYAEETLTPADPDFELWGTGHAALEASAAHLGISVGDLLYARVDVIGDRRDAHVLEVELVEPSLGWRQLDAATRTRQQREFALGVESALERLGLGPLSHRRP; encoded by the coding sequence GTGAAGCTCGCGAAGCCTGACGTGTTCCATCCCCGCATCGTGTTGGCGGGTTGCCCGGCACTGCCGGAGGGCGACGGCGACGACGATGGGCTGGTCGTAGCGCTGCGCGGGCGTGGGCTGCATGCTCGCTGGCGGTCGTGGGATGACCCGAAGACGCTTGAGGCCGATCTGGTGATCTTGCGCGCGGCGTGGGACTACATCGAGCGGCTCGACGAGTTCCTGGTATGGACGAAGCGTGTCCGCAATCTGCTCAACCCGCCTCAGGTCGTGCTGTGGAACATTGACAAGCGGTACCTCGCTGACCTCGCCGATGCTGGTGTCCCTACCGTGCCCAGCCAGTTCTTCGCGCCGGGGGAGAACGTGGTACTGCCCGCCGGCGAGGTGGTGGTCAAGCCCGCGATCGGCGCGGGTTCCGTTGGCGCGCTGCGGTTTTCCGATCATAACGAGGCGCGCGCGCACGCCGCCGCCTTGCAGGCAGAGGGGCGCACGGTGCTGGTGCAGCCCTACGACCGCCGGATCAAGCACGGCGAGACGGCGCTGGTGTTTCTCGGTGGCAGGCAGTCGCACGCATTCACCAAGGGCCCGATCCTGCCGCCGCCGGGACAGGCGCCGGTGTTCGACGAGTCCGGCACCTATGCCGAAGAAACCCTGACGCCCGCCGATCCCGATTTCGAGTTGTGGGGTACCGGCCACGCGGCGCTTGAGGCCTCGGCGGCCCACCTCGGCATCAGCGTCGGCGACCTGTTGTACGCGCGCGTCGACGTGATCGGGGATCGACGCGACGCGCATGTGCTCGAGGTCGAACTGGTGGAGCCGTCGCTGGGCTGGCGACAACTGGATGCGGCCACGAGGACGCGGCAGCAGCGGGAGTTCGCGCTCGGCGTGGAATCAGCCCTTGAGCGGCTCGGGCTCGGACCGCTCTCGCATCGACGCCCATAG
- a CDS encoding COX15/CtaA family protein, translating to MVDRLPMPSLRVQRIIAAAVILTQGGIAVTGAIVRVTASGLGCPTWPQCFPGSFVPVPHAEVAVIHQAVEFSNRMITFLVVLTAALAVLAVTRARRRREVLIYAWLMPASTVVQAVIGGITVLTGLLWWTVAIHLLASMTMVWLAVLLYVKIGEPDEGVPTPVVPKPLRQLTILTALVLAAQLVTGTLVTGAGPHAGDKSITQPVPRLQVEITTLVHLHSSLLVGYLALLVGLGFGLLAVRAPRPVTLRLNVLLALVAIQGFVGTVQFFTGVPAALVAVHVLGAAACTAATAALWASMRERSEPEPLKG from the coding sequence ATGGTCGACCGACTGCCGATGCCGAGCCTGCGGGTTCAGCGCATCATCGCCGCCGCAGTCATCCTGACGCAGGGCGGTATCGCCGTCACCGGCGCCATCGTCCGCGTCACCGCGTCGGGTCTCGGCTGTCCGACCTGGCCGCAGTGCTTCCCCGGCAGCTTCGTACCGGTCCCCCACGCCGAGGTCGCCGTCATCCATCAGGCCGTCGAGTTCAGCAACCGGATGATTACGTTCCTTGTGGTGTTGACGGCTGCGCTCGCGGTGCTGGCCGTCACGCGCGCCAGACGCCGCCGCGAAGTGCTGATCTACGCATGGTTGATGCCGGCGTCGACGGTGGTGCAGGCGGTGATCGGCGGTATCACCGTGCTCACTGGATTGCTCTGGTGGACGGTCGCCATTCACTTGCTCGCGTCGATGACGATGGTGTGGTTGGCGGTGCTGCTGTACGTCAAGATCGGCGAACCCGACGAAGGTGTGCCGACGCCCGTAGTACCAAAGCCGTTGCGCCAGTTGACTATACTGACCGCACTCGTGCTGGCCGCGCAGCTCGTGACCGGCACCCTGGTCACTGGCGCCGGACCACACGCGGGCGATAAAAGCATCACCCAGCCCGTGCCGCGGCTGCAGGTGGAGATCACCACGCTGGTGCACCTGCACTCGTCGCTGCTCGTCGGCTACCTGGCGCTGCTCGTCGGCCTCGGCTTCGGCCTGCTCGCGGTGCGGGCGCCCCGTCCCGTCACACTGCGGCTGAACGTTCTGCTCGCGCTCGTCGCGATCCAGGGTTTCGTCGGCACGGTGCAGTTCTTCACCGGTGTGCCCGCCGCGCTGGTGGCCGTCCATGTGCTCGGTGCGGCCGCCTGCACCGCGGCAACCGCGGCACTATGGGCGTCGATGCGAGAGCGGTCCGAGCCCGAGCCGCTCAAGGGCTGA
- a CDS encoding ABC transporter permease — MVTNLFAPGTFSPDPRPATVQKMLTAQFGLELKLLLRNGEQLLLTMFIPITLLVGLTLLPLGSFGPNRAATFVPAIMALAVISTAFTGQAIAVAFDRRYGALKRLGATALPVWGIIAGKSLAVVTVVFLQAILLGAIGFGLGWRPNILGLALGAAIIALGTAGFAALGLLLGGTLKAEIVLAIANLLWFVFAGLGALTLEGGMVPHGVQWVARLTPSGALTEALSQAMTLSVDWFGIAVLAAWGAVASLCALRWFRFT, encoded by the coding sequence ATCGTGACCAATTTGTTTGCGCCAGGCACTTTTTCGCCCGATCCCCGCCCGGCGACCGTGCAGAAGATGCTGACAGCACAGTTCGGCCTTGAGCTCAAGCTGCTGCTGCGCAACGGCGAGCAGTTGTTGCTCACCATGTTCATTCCGATCACGCTGCTGGTCGGGCTGACGCTGCTGCCGCTGGGCTCGTTCGGCCCGAACCGGGCGGCCACGTTCGTGCCCGCGATCATGGCGCTCGCGGTGATCTCGACGGCGTTCACCGGGCAGGCCATTGCGGTGGCGTTCGACCGTCGCTACGGAGCGCTCAAACGGCTTGGCGCGACGGCGTTGCCGGTGTGGGGCATCATCGCGGGCAAGTCGTTGGCCGTTGTCACCGTGGTATTCCTGCAGGCGATCCTGTTGGGCGCCATCGGTTTTGGCCTCGGTTGGCGACCGAACATTCTTGGGTTGGCGCTTGGCGCGGCGATCATCGCACTCGGCACCGCGGGGTTTGCCGCGCTGGGGCTTCTGCTCGGCGGCACGCTGAAGGCCGAGATCGTGCTGGCGATCGCCAACCTGCTCTGGTTCGTCTTCGCCGGCCTTGGCGCGCTGACGCTCGAGGGCGGAATGGTGCCGCACGGCGTGCAGTGGGTGGCTCGGTTGACGCCATCTGGTGCGTTGACCGAAGCGCTGTCGCAGGCGATGACGCTGTCAGTCGACTGGTTCGGAATCGCGGTGCTCGCGGCATGGGGCGCGGTGGCCTCGCTATGCGCGCTGCGCTGGTTCCGCTTTACCTAA
- a CDS encoding ABC transporter ATP-binding protein encodes MTSSSAAGSSRERSSAVPVRLRGVIKRYGSTTAVSELDLDVNTAEVLALLGPNGAGKTTTVEMCEGFIKPDAGSIEILGLDPVADNARLRERIGVMLQGGGGYPAARAGEMLNLVAAYAANPLDPQWLLDTLGLNEAARTTYRRLSGGQQQRLALACAVVGRPELVFLDEPTAGMDAHARIVVWELINGLRRDGVTVVLTTHQLTEAEELADRIVIIDRGVAVATGTPAELMRSGAENQLRFRAPRMLDLSLLVSALPESYQATETAPGEYLVEGNIDPQVLATVTAWCARLDVLATDMRVEQRSLEDVFLDLTGRELRS; translated from the coding sequence GTGACCTCCTCGAGTGCTGCCGGCTCCTCGCGCGAGCGCTCGTCGGCCGTCCCCGTGCGCCTGCGCGGCGTCATCAAGCGGTATGGGTCGACGACGGCCGTCTCCGAACTCGACCTCGACGTGAACACCGCTGAAGTGCTCGCGCTGCTCGGCCCCAACGGCGCCGGGAAGACCACGACGGTGGAGATGTGCGAGGGCTTCATCAAGCCCGACGCGGGCAGTATCGAGATCCTCGGACTGGATCCCGTCGCCGACAACGCCCGCCTGCGCGAGCGCATCGGTGTGATGCTGCAGGGCGGCGGCGGATACCCGGCAGCGCGCGCCGGCGAAATGCTGAATCTCGTTGCGGCGTATGCGGCTAACCCGCTCGACCCGCAATGGCTGCTGGACACGCTTGGCCTTAACGAGGCGGCGCGCACGACCTACCGTCGGCTGTCCGGTGGCCAGCAGCAGCGGTTGGCCCTGGCCTGCGCGGTGGTGGGCCGCCCGGAGCTGGTGTTCCTCGACGAGCCAACGGCGGGCATGGATGCCCATGCGCGAATCGTCGTGTGGGAGTTGATCAATGGGCTTCGCCGCGACGGCGTGACGGTGGTGCTGACAACACATCAGCTGACCGAGGCCGAGGAACTCGCCGACCGGATCGTCATCATCGACCGTGGTGTCGCGGTGGCGACCGGCACACCGGCCGAACTGATGCGCAGCGGCGCGGAAAACCAGCTGCGATTCCGCGCGCCACGGATGCTCGACCTGTCGCTACTGGTGTCGGCGCTGCCCGAGAGCTACCAGGCGACCGAAACCGCGCCGGGCGAGTACCTGGTCGAGGGCAACATCGACCCGCAGGTGCTGGCCACCGTCACCGCCTGGTGCGCTCGACTGGATGTACTGGCCACCGATATGCGAGTCGAGCAGCGAAGCCTTGAGGACGTGTTCCTCGACCTGACCGGCCGGGAGTTGCGATCGTGA
- the mptB gene encoding polyprenol phosphomannose-dependent alpha 1,6 mannosyltransferase MptB — protein sequence MALRLRTLSTSIAGWHGDERAVGSPLNDAELIAFRRTRLFGATGTVLMAIGALGVGARPVVQDPTFGVRLLNLPSRIQTVSLTMTTTGAVMMALAWLMLGRFTLGDRRMTRSQLDRTLLLWVLPLLMAPPMYSRDVYSYLAQSEISLQGLNPYRVGPAPGLGLDHVFTLSVPNMWRETPAPYGPLFLWIGQGISALTGENIVAAVLCHRLVVLLGVGLIVWATPRLARRCGVAEVSALWLGAANPLLIMHLVAGIHNEALMLGLMLAGAEFALRGVDAAGPLLPKPWAWPQGRDDWARWLPMANLLLGIVLITLSSQVKLPSLLALGFVAMALACRWGGTFKAFLIAGGSLTAVSLAVMGLIGWASGLGFGWLYTLGTANVVRSWMSLPTLLALGTGQVGILLGLGDHTTAVLGLTRAIGVFVIAIIVTFLLLAVLRGRLHPVGGLGVALGMTVLLFPVVQPWYVLWAVIPLAAWATRQQFRTATIGVTLVVGIFGPTANGDRFTLFQILLAVVASTVIVLILIGLTYYRLPWRKLPDPGRPHVEPVPEIVEPAIPAPQPAKPGAYAESP from the coding sequence GTGGCGCTTCGCCTGCGGACCCTCAGCACGTCGATTGCCGGATGGCATGGCGACGAGCGTGCCGTCGGCTCCCCGCTGAACGACGCCGAACTCATCGCGTTCCGGCGCACCCGCCTGTTCGGAGCCACCGGGACGGTGTTGATGGCGATCGGCGCATTGGGTGTCGGCGCCCGCCCGGTGGTGCAGGACCCCACATTCGGGGTCCGGCTGCTGAATCTGCCGTCGCGCATTCAGACGGTGTCGCTGACCATGACCACCACGGGCGCGGTGATGATGGCGTTGGCCTGGCTGATGCTCGGCCGGTTCACCCTCGGCGACCGGCGCATGACGCGCAGCCAGCTGGACCGCACGCTGCTGTTGTGGGTGCTGCCGCTGCTCATGGCGCCGCCGATGTACAGCAGAGATGTCTACTCCTACCTGGCGCAGAGCGAGATCTCGCTGCAGGGCCTCAACCCGTACCGCGTGGGTCCTGCCCCAGGACTCGGCCTCGACCATGTCTTCACCTTGTCGGTGCCGAACATGTGGCGCGAGACGCCTGCGCCCTACGGCCCGCTGTTTCTGTGGATCGGGCAGGGCATCTCCGCGCTGACGGGAGAAAACATCGTCGCGGCGGTGCTGTGCCATCGGCTCGTGGTGCTGCTCGGCGTCGGCCTAATTGTGTGGGCGACACCGCGGTTGGCGCGGCGCTGCGGTGTCGCCGAGGTGAGTGCGCTGTGGCTGGGCGCGGCGAACCCGCTGCTGATCATGCATCTGGTCGCAGGCATTCATAACGAGGCATTGATGCTGGGCCTGATGTTGGCCGGCGCCGAATTCGCGCTGCGCGGCGTCGACGCCGCGGGCCCACTCCTGCCGAAGCCTTGGGCCTGGCCGCAAGGCAGGGACGACTGGGCACGATGGCTGCCGATGGCGAATCTCCTGCTCGGCATTGTGCTGATCACGCTGTCCTCGCAAGTGAAGCTGCCGTCGCTGCTCGCACTCGGCTTCGTGGCGATGGCGCTGGCCTGCCGCTGGGGCGGCACGTTCAAGGCATTCCTGATCGCTGGCGGGTCGCTGACCGCCGTCTCGCTGGCGGTGATGGGGCTGATCGGCTGGGCCAGCGGGCTCGGCTTCGGCTGGTTGTACACGCTGGGCACCGCCAACGTCGTGCGCAGCTGGATGTCGTTGCCGACGTTGTTGGCGCTGGGCACCGGACAGGTCGGCATCCTGTTGGGGCTCGGCGATCACACCACCGCGGTGCTCGGGCTGACGCGTGCGATCGGTGTGTTCGTCATCGCGATCATCGTGACGTTCCTGTTGCTCGCGGTGCTGCGCGGCCGGCTGCATCCGGTGGGCGGACTAGGTGTCGCGCTCGGCATGACGGTTCTGCTGTTCCCTGTGGTTCAGCCGTGGTACGTGCTGTGGGCCGTGATCCCGCTCGCGGCATGGGCTACCCGACAGCAGTTCCGAACTGCGACGATCGGTGTCACCCTTGTCGTCGGCATCTTCGGCCCGACGGCCAACGGTGACCGATTCACACTGTTCCAGATCCTGCTCGCGGTCGTGGCGAGCACCGTGATTGTGCTCATACTCATCGGCCTCACCTACTACCGATTGCCGTGGCGAAAGCTGCCCGACCCCGGCCGTCCGCACGTAGAGCCGGTGCCTGAAATCGTCGAACCGGCAATACCGGCGCCGCAGCCTGCCAAGCCCGGCGCTTACGCTGAATCCCCGTGA